The following coding sequences lie in one Myxococcus xanthus genomic window:
- the glgC gene encoding glucose-1-phosphate adenylyltransferase yields MSKVLAMILAGGAGTRLEPLTRERAKPAVPFGGRYRIIDFVLSNFANSGVYRMKVLTQYKSDSLNNHLSRAWRMTAFLGHYVEPVPAQMRTGLDWYKGSADAIYQNLNIITDEEPDYIFVFGADHVYRMDTRQMLDFHCAKKAACTVAAIPVPIEQGREFGIIDVGPDGRMRQFLEKPKDPPPMPGNPKMCLASMGNYLFSTDVLVQEVVRDAANETSAHDFGKSIISELYKRAPVYVYDFAQNEVPGQEAKERGYWRDVGNIDVYYQSNMDLVEVDPTFNLYNDRWPIHTQPNNYPPAKFVFADEQNSRVGHAMDTLVAEGCIISGGSVRRSVLSPKVRVNSYSEVEDSLLFENVTIGRRCRIRRAIIDKNVEIPPGMTIGFDPVEDRRRFHVTPGGVVVIPKGMKVT; encoded by the coding sequence ATGTCCAAAGTCCTGGCGATGATTCTGGCTGGAGGCGCTGGCACGCGCCTGGAGCCCCTGACGCGCGAGCGCGCGAAGCCCGCTGTCCCCTTCGGCGGCCGCTACCGCATCATCGATTTCGTTCTCTCGAACTTCGCCAACTCCGGCGTGTACCGGATGAAGGTGTTGACGCAGTACAAGAGCGACTCGCTCAACAACCACCTGTCCCGCGCCTGGCGGATGACGGCGTTCCTGGGCCACTACGTGGAGCCCGTGCCCGCGCAGATGCGCACCGGGCTGGACTGGTACAAGGGCAGCGCGGACGCCATCTACCAGAACCTCAACATCATCACCGACGAGGAGCCGGACTACATCTTCGTCTTCGGCGCGGACCACGTGTACCGGATGGACACGCGCCAGATGCTGGACTTCCACTGCGCGAAGAAGGCCGCGTGCACGGTGGCCGCGATTCCCGTCCCGATTGAGCAGGGACGCGAGTTCGGCATCATCGACGTGGGGCCGGACGGGCGGATGCGGCAGTTCCTGGAGAAGCCCAAGGACCCGCCGCCCATGCCGGGCAACCCCAAGATGTGCCTGGCCTCCATGGGCAATTACCTCTTCTCCACCGACGTGCTGGTGCAGGAGGTGGTGCGGGACGCGGCGAACGAGACGAGCGCGCACGACTTCGGCAAGTCCATCATCAGCGAGCTGTACAAGCGCGCGCCGGTGTACGTGTACGACTTCGCCCAGAACGAGGTCCCAGGCCAGGAGGCCAAGGAGCGCGGCTACTGGCGGGACGTGGGGAACATCGACGTCTACTACCAGTCCAACATGGATCTGGTGGAGGTGGACCCCACGTTCAACCTCTACAACGACCGCTGGCCCATCCACACCCAGCCCAACAACTACCCGCCGGCGAAGTTCGTCTTCGCGGACGAGCAGAACAGCCGCGTGGGCCACGCCATGGACACGCTGGTGGCGGAGGGCTGCATCATCTCCGGCGGCAGCGTGCGGCGCTCGGTGCTGTCACCGAAGGTGCGCGTCAATTCGTACTCGGAGGTGGAGGACTCCCTCCTGTTCGAGAACGTCACCATCGGCCGGCGCTGCCGCATCCGCCGGGCCATCATCGACAAGAACGTGGAGATTCCGCCGGGGATGACCATCGGGTTCGACCCGGTGGAGGACCGGCGGCGCTTCCACGTCACGCCCGGGGGCGTCGTGGTGATTCCCAAGGGCATGAAGGTGACCTGA
- the add gene encoding adenosine deaminase, whose protein sequence is MPTIRDDEIPSATGIPSSARRTDFVPPPTLAVTEELLRALPKTDLHCHLDGSMRLKTILELAEQQKIKLLADTEDGLAKAIHMGEVCESLEEYLVAFDVTLSVLQTAESLYRAAYELAVDAAAENVRWLEVRYSPALHLQKGLKMTTVIDSVLEGLRAAKRETGIKCGVIVCGIRHINPQTSMRLAELAVAYKNRGVIGFDLAGAEASFPAKDHRDAFQLILKNNVNCTAHAGEAYGPESISQAIHNLGAHRIGHGTRLREDGDLLNYVNDHRIPLEVCPTSNVQTGAVTSLSAHPLKFYFDYGLRVTINTDNRLITDTTVTKELWTAHSALGLSLEDLTTILVSGFKSAFLPFREKQDMLRAVNEEIAQTLAAFDQKRHLVKQPA, encoded by the coding sequence ATGCCTACCATTCGTGATGACGAGATTCCCAGCGCCACCGGCATTCCCTCGTCCGCCCGGCGGACGGACTTCGTGCCACCGCCCACCCTGGCGGTGACGGAAGAGCTGCTGCGCGCGCTGCCCAAGACGGACCTCCACTGCCACCTGGACGGGTCCATGCGCCTGAAGACCATCCTGGAGCTGGCCGAGCAGCAGAAAATCAAGCTGCTCGCCGACACCGAGGATGGCTTGGCCAAGGCCATCCACATGGGCGAGGTGTGCGAGAGCCTGGAGGAGTACCTCGTCGCCTTCGACGTGACGCTCTCCGTGCTCCAGACGGCCGAGTCCCTCTACCGCGCCGCCTACGAGCTGGCCGTGGACGCCGCCGCGGAGAACGTGCGCTGGCTGGAGGTCCGCTATTCGCCCGCGCTGCACCTGCAGAAGGGGCTGAAGATGACCACGGTCATCGACTCCGTGCTGGAGGGCCTGCGCGCCGCGAAGCGGGAGACGGGCATCAAGTGCGGCGTCATCGTCTGCGGCATCCGCCACATCAACCCGCAGACGTCCATGCGGCTGGCGGAGCTGGCGGTGGCCTACAAGAACCGCGGCGTCATCGGCTTCGACCTGGCCGGCGCGGAGGCGAGCTTCCCGGCGAAGGACCACCGGGACGCCTTCCAGCTCATCCTCAAGAACAACGTCAACTGCACCGCGCACGCGGGCGAGGCCTACGGACCCGAGTCCATCTCCCAGGCCATCCACAACCTGGGCGCGCACCGCATCGGCCACGGCACGCGGCTGCGCGAGGACGGGGACCTGCTCAACTACGTCAACGACCACCGCATCCCGCTGGAGGTGTGCCCCACCTCCAACGTGCAGACGGGCGCCGTGACGAGCCTGTCAGCGCACCCGCTGAAGTTCTACTTCGACTACGGCCTGCGGGTGACCATCAACACGGACAACCGCCTCATCACCGACACCACGGTGACCAAGGAGCTGTGGACGGCGCACTCCGCGCTGGGCCTGTCGCTGGAGGACCTGACCACCATCCTCGTCTCCGGCTTCAAGAGCGCCTTCCTCCCGTTCCGGGAGAAGCAGGACATGCTGCGGGCGGTGAACGAGGAGATCGCCCAGACGCTGGCGGCCTTCGACCAGAAGCGGCACCTGGTGAAGCAGCCCGCTTGA
- a CDS encoding ATP-dependent helicase, with protein sequence MSPANPHESALLEDLNAPQREAVLHGDGPLLVLSGAGSGKTRVITRRVAYLVKVHNVYPWRILAVTFTNKAAREMRERLVHLLGAQANELVVSTFHSAAAQILRREAEHVGLTRSFVIYDDSDQLNVVKRAMREAGIESMQPREILHRIDQEKNAARLPEHMQVAPGDERGQLVRKVYAAYQERLRAANAVDFGDLLLLLVTLFRTRPDVLENYRRRFHHVMVDEFQDTNPVQYALLKQLAPPPSANLVVVGDDDQSIYRWRGADVDNILGFPRQYPGAKVVKLEQNYRSDQNILDAAHEVIRKNTRRMEKKLWSERQRGQTLNLMLNRDERAEGQEVARQILALQREGFIKLSSMAVFYRANAQSRVLEEALRLARVPYTLVSGRSFYDRAEVRDASAYLRLMVNPRSDADLLRIINIPARGIGDTTVERVTDFANSRGVSLYEALSQPEQIPALNGAAVKRLKGFRNLLESLTAFAQTNEEAAGAVDQMLRETKLVETLQAEGSDESQTRAENLREFLGAAQEFDLNRAAAAVAAAANPPSDVPPEVDAAPLTADVPALQAFLEQISLVGEADAEVGEGRVALMTLHAAKGLEFDAVFLTGMEENVFPHSRAVKSESTFLNEVASTDGEPSEEMAEERRLCYVGFTRARKRLFVSLAQCRSLFGELRYNAPSRFLRDVPPALFGISEQEVPEAPRPMVPSTPRKRTWDEDDGPRIDRSYSQASDMDGVGGDVRGMRVRHEQFGVGRVVSADGNGPNAKVTVEFGGGVGLKRIIARFLIPG encoded by the coding sequence ATGTCTCCCGCGAACCCACACGAATCCGCCCTCCTCGAAGACCTCAATGCGCCACAGCGCGAGGCCGTGTTGCATGGTGACGGCCCCCTGCTCGTCCTGTCAGGGGCGGGCAGCGGCAAGACGCGCGTCATCACCCGGCGCGTGGCGTATCTGGTGAAGGTCCACAACGTCTACCCGTGGCGCATCCTGGCCGTCACCTTCACCAACAAGGCGGCGCGGGAGATGCGCGAGCGCCTGGTGCACTTGCTGGGGGCCCAGGCGAACGAGCTGGTGGTGAGCACCTTCCACTCGGCGGCGGCGCAGATTCTCCGCCGCGAGGCGGAGCACGTGGGGCTCACCCGCTCCTTCGTCATCTACGACGACTCGGACCAGCTCAACGTGGTGAAGCGCGCCATGCGCGAGGCGGGCATCGAGTCCATGCAGCCGCGCGAAATCCTCCACCGCATCGACCAGGAGAAGAACGCGGCCCGGCTGCCGGAGCACATGCAGGTCGCGCCCGGCGACGAGCGGGGCCAACTGGTGCGCAAGGTGTACGCGGCCTACCAGGAGCGGCTGCGCGCGGCCAACGCGGTGGACTTCGGAGACCTGCTGCTCCTGCTGGTGACGCTGTTCCGCACCCGGCCGGACGTGCTGGAGAACTACCGGCGCCGCTTCCATCACGTGATGGTGGATGAGTTCCAGGACACCAACCCGGTGCAGTACGCGCTGCTGAAGCAGCTGGCGCCGCCCCCTTCCGCCAACCTGGTGGTGGTGGGAGACGACGACCAGTCCATCTACCGGTGGCGTGGCGCGGACGTGGACAACATCCTCGGCTTCCCGCGGCAGTACCCCGGCGCGAAGGTGGTGAAGCTGGAGCAGAACTACCGCTCCGACCAGAACATCCTGGACGCGGCGCACGAGGTCATCCGAAAGAACACGCGGCGCATGGAGAAGAAGCTCTGGTCCGAGCGCCAGCGGGGCCAGACGCTCAACCTGATGCTCAACCGCGATGAGCGGGCCGAGGGGCAGGAGGTGGCGCGGCAGATTCTGGCGCTGCAGCGGGAGGGCTTCATCAAGCTCTCCAGCATGGCGGTGTTCTACCGGGCCAATGCGCAGAGCCGCGTGCTGGAAGAGGCGCTGCGCCTGGCGCGCGTCCCGTACACCCTGGTGAGCGGACGCAGCTTCTACGACCGGGCGGAAGTGCGGGATGCCTCCGCGTATCTGCGGCTGATGGTGAACCCGCGCTCGGACGCGGACCTGCTGCGCATCATCAACATCCCGGCGCGTGGCATCGGCGATACCACGGTGGAGCGGGTGACGGACTTCGCCAATTCGCGCGGCGTGAGCCTCTACGAGGCCTTGTCCCAGCCGGAGCAGATTCCCGCGCTCAATGGTGCCGCGGTGAAGCGGCTCAAGGGCTTCCGCAACCTGCTGGAGTCCCTGACGGCCTTCGCCCAGACGAACGAGGAAGCAGCGGGCGCGGTGGACCAGATGCTGCGCGAGACGAAGCTGGTGGAGACGCTTCAGGCCGAGGGCAGCGACGAGTCTCAGACGCGCGCGGAGAACCTCCGCGAGTTCCTGGGCGCGGCGCAGGAGTTCGACCTGAACCGGGCCGCCGCGGCGGTGGCGGCCGCGGCGAATCCCCCCAGCGACGTTCCTCCCGAAGTGGACGCGGCCCCGCTGACGGCGGACGTGCCGGCGCTGCAGGCTTTCCTGGAGCAGATTTCGCTGGTGGGCGAGGCGGACGCGGAGGTGGGCGAGGGCCGGGTGGCGCTGATGACGCTGCACGCGGCCAAGGGCCTGGAGTTCGACGCCGTCTTCCTCACCGGCATGGAGGAGAACGTCTTCCCGCACTCGCGCGCGGTGAAGTCGGAGTCCACGTTCCTGAACGAGGTCGCCTCGACGGATGGGGAGCCCTCGGAGGAGATGGCCGAGGAGCGGCGCCTCTGCTACGTGGGCTTCACGCGTGCGCGAAAGCGGCTCTTCGTGAGCCTGGCGCAGTGCCGCTCGCTGTTCGGTGAGCTGCGCTACAACGCGCCCAGCCGCTTCCTGCGGGACGTGCCGCCGGCGCTGTTCGGCATCAGCGAGCAGGAAGTCCCCGAAGCGCCTCGACCCATGGTGCCCTCGACGCCGCGCAAGCGGACCTGGGATGAGGACGACGGGCCGCGCATCGACCGCTCGTACTCGCAGGCGTCGGACATGGACGGCGTGGGCGGGGACGTGCGCGGCATGCGCGTGCGCCACGAGCAGTTCGGCGTGGGCCGCGTGGTGTCCGCGGACGGCAACGGCCCCAACGCGAAGGTGACGGTGGAGTTCGGCGGAGGCGTGGGCCTCAAGCGCATCATCGCCCGTTTCCTGATACCGGGCTGA
- a CDS encoding GNAT family N-acetyltransferase, which translates to MGADGLLLRPAKESDRRTLWRIHTLAVEALCPRAYAPHEVSTWVRLLKPEGYLRPERPRTVLVAERGRRAVGFGQVDAALGELEALYVVPDEAGHGVGPALLSALESAVWRGSAALLGLDASLNAEHFYQRHGYASVHSARRPLTVDVQLECVRMQKQRPTTALGRWPAWRRG; encoded by the coding sequence ATGGGCGCGGACGGACTCCTCCTGAGGCCCGCGAAGGAGTCCGACCGCCGCACGCTGTGGCGCATCCACACCCTGGCCGTGGAAGCCCTGTGCCCGCGCGCGTACGCGCCGCACGAGGTGAGCACCTGGGTGCGGCTCTTGAAACCGGAGGGCTACCTGCGGCCGGAGCGTCCGCGCACGGTGCTGGTGGCGGAACGCGGCCGGCGCGCGGTGGGCTTCGGCCAGGTGGACGCGGCGCTAGGTGAGTTGGAAGCGCTCTACGTGGTGCCAGACGAGGCGGGCCATGGCGTGGGCCCCGCCCTGCTGTCGGCCCTGGAGTCCGCCGTCTGGCGGGGCAGCGCGGCGCTGCTGGGGCTGGATGCCAGCCTGAACGCCGAACACTTCTATCAGCGGCACGGTTATGCCTCCGTCCACTCCGCCCGGCGCCCTCTCACGGTCGACGTCCAGTTGGAGTGCGTGCGGATGCAGAAGCAGCGGCCGACCACGGCCCTGGGGCGATGGCCGGCCTGGCGCCGCGGCTAG
- a CDS encoding zf-HC2 domain-containing protein, which translates to MLKPHLTRDSAEQYILGALAPEKAASLEAHTLECDPCARLLQEEALLSEQLHEVANTYAPAVHVLRPARWETRRLTAGLAGAALAAAAAWAFVVLPGGRQTSDAPRTLALHVEPPSVELETEVAEPQSIVVACPDLATQASCTQAAEERGLLVQYPWGTGEVPRYEARTGLPEGALSARRPVSL; encoded by the coding sequence ATGCTTAAGCCCCACCTCACCCGCGACTCCGCGGAGCAGTACATCCTGGGGGCGCTGGCACCAGAGAAGGCCGCGAGCCTTGAGGCGCACACGCTGGAATGTGATCCGTGCGCCCGCCTGCTCCAGGAAGAAGCCCTGCTGTCGGAGCAACTCCACGAAGTCGCCAACACCTATGCGCCCGCCGTCCACGTCCTCCGCCCGGCCCGCTGGGAGACTCGACGTCTCACGGCCGGCCTGGCCGGTGCCGCACTGGCCGCGGCGGCGGCCTGGGCCTTCGTCGTGTTGCCCGGTGGACGGCAAACTTCCGACGCGCCCAGGACGCTGGCCCTTCATGTCGAGCCGCCCTCGGTGGAATTGGAGACGGAGGTCGCCGAGCCTCAGTCCATCGTCGTGGCGTGCCCGGACCTGGCCACACAGGCTTCCTGCACCCAGGCGGCCGAGGAGCGTGGGCTGCTCGTCCAATATCCCTGGGGCACGGGTGAAGTCCCGCGCTATGAGGCCCGCACTGGCCTCCCCGAGGGTGCGCTGAGCGCGCGCCGCCCCGTGTCGCTGTGA
- a CDS encoding RtcB family protein yields the protein MQPKLNRLLRALAREGLEVAYDGRLYSVRLLGDAHAPPAEVLLPPDLPVEGKAFQQLAQLAALRHPGGGEVLRVRATPDFHPGDSGVAIGSVLHTRGLVVPGAIGTDINCGMRLHVADLSVEDFLAKRSAFVERMKGHYFFGTRDVTMGSRASEALLRDGVQGWLLETLEQPLGCAGRADLAQLDAEVSRIHLGGGLKGHPRWAPESFTREGLVRDAGLATIGGGNHFVEVQRVEAVEDRARAWDWGVREGQLAFMIHSGSRDVGKHVGVAWQDRARQAWPAGTPLPASGILPLGDARLVTEYLEAEATAANYAFLNRLLLAELLRQTLRELFGDVEAPLVYDVPHNLTLPYEGGWLARKGACPAGAEQPVIIPGSMGATSFLMVGCGDARALESASHGAGRARSRFSLSRGGADQSEAALGLTGVDCITLRAERRVEEAPVAYKPIRPVVDAQVEAGIVREVARLSPLLTFKA from the coding sequence ATGCAGCCGAAACTGAACCGGCTTCTCCGGGCGCTCGCCCGCGAGGGGCTCGAGGTCGCCTATGACGGCCGCCTCTATTCCGTCCGCCTCCTGGGTGACGCTCACGCGCCGCCCGCCGAAGTCCTCCTCCCGCCGGACCTGCCCGTGGAGGGCAAGGCCTTCCAACAACTCGCCCAGCTCGCGGCCCTGAGACACCCCGGTGGTGGCGAGGTGCTGCGGGTACGTGCCACGCCAGACTTCCACCCGGGAGACTCCGGGGTGGCCATTGGCTCGGTGCTCCACACGCGCGGGCTGGTGGTGCCCGGCGCCATTGGCACCGACATCAACTGCGGCATGCGGCTGCACGTCGCGGACCTCTCCGTGGAGGACTTCCTGGCGAAGCGGTCGGCCTTCGTCGAGCGGATGAAGGGCCACTACTTCTTCGGCACGCGTGACGTCACCATGGGCTCGCGGGCCTCCGAGGCGCTGCTGCGCGACGGCGTGCAGGGCTGGCTCCTGGAGACGCTGGAGCAGCCGCTGGGGTGCGCGGGACGGGCCGACCTGGCCCAACTCGACGCGGAGGTGTCGCGCATCCACCTGGGCGGCGGGCTGAAGGGCCATCCGCGCTGGGCGCCCGAGTCCTTCACGCGCGAAGGGCTGGTGCGCGACGCGGGCCTGGCCACCATTGGCGGCGGCAACCACTTCGTGGAGGTGCAGCGCGTGGAGGCCGTGGAGGACCGGGCTCGGGCGTGGGACTGGGGCGTGCGTGAGGGGCAGCTCGCGTTCATGATTCACTCCGGCAGCCGGGACGTGGGCAAGCATGTGGGCGTGGCCTGGCAGGACCGCGCGCGCCAGGCGTGGCCCGCGGGAACGCCGCTTCCGGCCAGCGGCATCCTCCCCCTGGGAGATGCGCGGCTCGTCACCGAATACCTGGAGGCGGAGGCGACAGCGGCCAACTACGCCTTCCTCAACCGCCTGCTGCTGGCGGAGTTGCTGCGCCAGACGCTCCGGGAGCTCTTCGGGGACGTGGAGGCTCCGCTCGTCTACGACGTGCCTCACAACCTGACGCTGCCCTACGAGGGCGGCTGGCTGGCGCGCAAGGGCGCATGCCCGGCGGGGGCGGAGCAACCCGTCATCATCCCCGGCTCCATGGGGGCCACGTCCTTCCTCATGGTGGGGTGTGGGGATGCGCGGGCGCTGGAGTCCGCGTCGCACGGCGCGGGCCGCGCGCGCTCCCGCTTCTCCCTGTCGCGGGGCGGCGCGGACCAGAGCGAGGCCGCCCTGGGGCTGACCGGCGTGGACTGCATCACCCTTCGCGCGGAGCGCCGCGTCGAAGAAGCGCCCGTGGCGTACAAGCCCATCCGCCCGGTGGTGGATGCGCAGGTGGAGGCCGGCATCGTCCGGGAGGTAGCCCGGCTCTCCCCCCTGCTCACCTTCAAGGCCTGA
- a CDS encoding PQQ-binding-like beta-propeller repeat protein produces the protein MSSRACPCTPLLPALALTLVAVMGCREPATSDFRHSTDASSRAGLVALPDGVLTANEAGTVVRLERSGRVAWRAAMDREVATRPALLGDSVIAGTVGGDLVRLTLADGAVQWRLTGEPPVLTAPVADAEGKFVFLVAPDGAVRSLFTDTGKTDWERPPPGMPEPTAAPRGYPVPVLQDGLLVVALGDAGLMALATQDGAKRWQRNIQDVLGMTLWQDTLYVSTRQGHVLALRLGDGTSLWEQAPAEALSSPPSLALGTVWVGTAGEASALVGLSPSDGKEVARVTLPDPLVSEVTPVREDLLLVPTSGRQGRLIALNSATWAQAFSVRADTPLRTRPVVLGDQVIVLGLDGRVLSWRLRKTDP, from the coding sequence ATGTCGTCTCGCGCCTGTCCATGCACGCCCTTGCTGCCCGCCCTGGCGCTGACACTGGTGGCCGTCATGGGGTGCCGGGAACCCGCGACGAGCGACTTCCGCCATTCCACGGACGCCTCGTCTCGAGCGGGGCTGGTGGCCCTGCCGGACGGCGTCCTCACCGCCAATGAGGCCGGCACCGTCGTCCGCCTGGAGCGGAGCGGCCGAGTCGCCTGGCGGGCCGCCATGGACCGGGAGGTGGCCACACGCCCTGCCCTGCTGGGAGACAGCGTCATCGCCGGGACGGTGGGCGGAGACCTGGTCCGGCTGACTCTCGCGGATGGCGCGGTACAATGGCGCCTCACCGGAGAGCCCCCCGTCCTTACCGCACCTGTGGCGGATGCGGAGGGGAAATTCGTCTTCCTCGTCGCGCCGGATGGGGCCGTCCGCTCCCTCTTCACGGACACGGGAAAGACGGACTGGGAGCGCCCCCCACCCGGAATGCCCGAGCCGACGGCCGCGCCCCGCGGATATCCCGTGCCGGTCCTCCAGGACGGCTTGCTGGTGGTGGCGCTCGGTGACGCCGGGCTGATGGCCCTGGCCACCCAGGATGGGGCGAAGCGCTGGCAGCGGAACATCCAGGACGTGCTGGGGATGACGTTGTGGCAGGACACACTCTACGTGAGCACCCGCCAGGGCCACGTCCTGGCGCTGCGGCTCGGGGACGGCACGTCCCTGTGGGAGCAGGCCCCCGCGGAGGCCCTGAGCAGTCCCCCGTCGCTGGCGCTGGGAACGGTGTGGGTCGGCACGGCTGGGGAGGCCTCCGCGCTCGTCGGCCTGTCCCCTTCGGACGGAAAGGAGGTGGCGCGCGTCACGCTGCCCGACCCGCTCGTCTCGGAGGTGACACCGGTGCGGGAGGACCTGCTTCTGGTGCCCACCAGCGGGCGTCAGGGACGGCTCATCGCGTTGAACTCGGCGACCTGGGCACAGGCCTTCTCGGTCCGCGCGGATACGCCGCTGCGCACCCGCCCCGTGGTGCTGGGTGACCAGGTCATCGTCCTGGGCCTGGACGGACGCGTGCTGTCATGGCGGCTGCGCAAGACCGACCCTTGA
- a CDS encoding PaaI family thioesterase codes for MSDSTSGAPTRPSQADLDRYAEQFSQSLTLRLFGAQLSFPEGRKVVVTIPELRPEHRGGAGSASAVNGGILAALFDYAVGCTGALVDPGRRCATVQLSMSFERAVTGDSLRVESEIDSQTVSLLFATARVYDGEGRVCGRCQGVVKLSNLRWASGDSPAVN; via the coding sequence ATGTCCGACTCCACGTCCGGCGCCCCTACGAGGCCTTCCCAGGCTGACCTGGACCGTTACGCCGAGCAGTTCTCCCAGAGCCTCACCCTGCGCCTCTTCGGCGCGCAACTCAGCTTCCCGGAAGGCCGGAAGGTGGTCGTCACCATCCCCGAACTTCGGCCCGAACACCGGGGCGGCGCCGGCAGTGCCAGCGCCGTCAACGGAGGCATCCTCGCCGCCCTCTTCGACTACGCCGTGGGCTGCACCGGCGCCCTGGTGGACCCAGGCCGGCGCTGCGCCACCGTGCAGTTGTCCATGAGCTTCGAGCGCGCTGTCACCGGCGACAGTCTGCGCGTGGAGTCTGAAATCGACAGCCAGACGGTGTCCCTCCTCTTCGCCACCGCCCGGGTGTACGACGGTGAAGGCCGTGTGTGCGGCCGCTGCCAGGGCGTGGTGAAGCTCTCCAACCTCCGCTGGGCGTCGGGAGACAGTCCCGCCGTCAACTGA
- a CDS encoding SDR family oxidoreductase, protein MDLELGGKVVLVTGGSEGLGAAVARRLVREGAKVALCARGAERLEATAAALRAEGGDVLTVQADVSRAWEVEHFVDAAHARFGRIDGLVNNAGTAAGRPFASVSDAEWEADLQLKVFAAIRASRQALPFLKESGSGAIVNVLAIAAKTPGANSTPSSVSRAAGLALTKALSKELGPHAIRVNAVLVGIIESGQWARRAKEVGKPVESFQQEMARHAGIPLGRVGKAEEFADTVAFLLSPRGGYISGAAINVDGGLSAAV, encoded by the coding sequence GTGGACCTGGAACTGGGTGGCAAGGTGGTACTGGTGACGGGTGGCTCGGAGGGGCTGGGGGCTGCGGTGGCCCGGCGGCTCGTCCGGGAGGGCGCGAAGGTGGCGCTCTGTGCCCGCGGGGCGGAGCGGCTGGAGGCCACCGCCGCGGCCCTGCGCGCCGAGGGTGGGGATGTGCTCACCGTCCAGGCCGACGTGTCACGTGCGTGGGAAGTGGAGCACTTCGTGGATGCCGCCCACGCGCGCTTCGGACGCATCGACGGGCTGGTGAACAACGCGGGCACCGCGGCGGGCCGGCCCTTCGCCTCGGTGAGTGACGCGGAGTGGGAGGCCGACCTCCAGCTCAAGGTCTTCGCGGCGATTCGTGCCTCGCGGCAGGCGCTGCCCTTCCTGAAGGAGTCGGGGAGCGGCGCCATCGTCAACGTGCTGGCCATCGCGGCGAAGACGCCGGGCGCAAACTCCACGCCGTCGTCGGTGTCTCGCGCGGCGGGGCTCGCCTTGACGAAGGCGCTGTCCAAGGAGTTGGGCCCCCACGCCATCCGGGTGAACGCGGTGCTGGTGGGCATCATCGAAAGTGGCCAGTGGGCGCGTCGTGCCAAGGAGGTGGGCAAGCCCGTGGAGTCCTTCCAGCAGGAGATGGCGCGTCACGCCGGAATTCCGCTGGGCCGGGTGGGGAAGGCGGAGGAGTTCGCGGACACCGTGGCCTTCTTGCTGTCACCCCGCGGTGGCTACATCAGCGGCGCGGCCATCAACGTGGATGGCGGCCTGTCCGCGGCCGTCTGA
- a CDS encoding RNA polymerase sigma factor, which translates to MPTPPHIFPAPIDMSAPDTRSGDTGEQACSPDASERREDGMSAAVQGLRMTTLRLSKEADEPAEATAPGEDEALLARRALAGERAAWDALVARHHRRVVVSLLARGVRVDRAQELAQETWARLIQQQQRGLLTELRLPNLALTQAAFLAADDARRARRESIAGAVDELPERHHPVDPSVSAERRLLSEEQLSRAHAALAQVSPSARNVFLLACDGQELPHAEVASRVGLSVQRVRQILCEVRKKLRTALEEETHA; encoded by the coding sequence TTGCCCACCCCGCCCCACATCTTCCCTGCCCCCATCGATATGTCCGCGCCGGACACACGTTCTGGGGACACTGGGGAGCAGGCGTGCTCCCCGGACGCCTCTGAGCGACGGGAAGACGGCATGAGTGCAGCCGTGCAGGGCCTGCGGATGACGACGCTGCGATTGTCAAAGGAAGCCGACGAGCCGGCCGAGGCGACGGCACCCGGGGAGGACGAAGCCCTCCTCGCGCGGCGCGCCCTGGCGGGTGAGAGGGCGGCCTGGGACGCGCTGGTCGCACGCCATCACCGGCGGGTCGTGGTATCGCTGCTCGCACGTGGCGTCCGGGTGGACCGGGCGCAAGAGCTGGCCCAGGAGACCTGGGCGCGGCTCATCCAGCAACAGCAGCGCGGGCTGCTGACGGAGCTTCGCCTGCCCAACCTCGCCCTCACCCAGGCGGCCTTCCTGGCCGCGGACGACGCACGACGGGCCCGTCGCGAGTCCATTGCCGGGGCGGTGGATGAACTGCCGGAGCGTCACCACCCGGTGGACCCGTCGGTGTCCGCCGAGCGGCGCCTGCTGTCCGAGGAGCAACTCTCCCGTGCCCATGCCGCGCTGGCGCAGGTGTCTCCCAGCGCACGAAACGTCTTCCTCCTGGCCTGTGACGGCCAGGAACTCCCTCATGCCGAAGTCGCCTCACGCGTTGGCCTGTCGGTCCAGCGCGTGCGGCAAATCCTGTGCGAGGTCCGCAAGAAGCTGCGCACCGCGCTCGAGGAGGAAACCCATGCTTAA